Proteins from a genomic interval of bacterium:
- a CDS encoding prolyl oligopeptidase family serine peptidase → MGEKKYAGSWFQYFPEHYLWSQLMCSEINLALMGGTSFQEVDQIGKALQGKTGDGEAWHDAWLAMAKKVEAFAGAEEKKGHLDTAAAACVRSAIYYYTSERFVHPEDPRKADTYRHLIPLYQKGMKRKIPGFERVEVPYEGDTLAAWWVPPANPTGNDPAVVFFDGLDASKEFTVLWGGFFLRERNIGLLCVDGPGQGETLRLKKIPSRPDYEVAGSAAFDYLAARGGVDNSRIGLMAMSMGGYYAPRIAAFEHRYAACLTWGAHFDYHEIWVHRRKVLESGGSVSSSAIWQLPWVLGTPDMDSAMEKCKGYTLAGVAEKIRMPICITHGQDDNIVPVEMAHRLFAACGSKEKELKIFTVEDGGSQHCCFDNLHMCGNWIADWWMDRFGAQGRQ, encoded by the coding sequence ATGGGCGAGAAAAAATACGCAGGTTCGTGGTTTCAATATTTTCCGGAACATTATCTTTGGTCGCAGCTCATGTGCAGCGAGATCAACCTGGCCCTCATGGGAGGAACCTCTTTCCAGGAAGTGGACCAGATCGGAAAGGCGCTTCAGGGTAAAACCGGTGACGGCGAGGCGTGGCACGACGCCTGGCTGGCCATGGCCAAGAAGGTAGAGGCTTTCGCCGGCGCCGAGGAGAAAAAGGGGCACCTCGACACCGCCGCCGCGGCCTGCGTGCGCAGCGCCATTTACTATTACACCTCCGAGCGATTCGTCCATCCCGAAGATCCGCGGAAGGCGGATACCTATCGCCACCTCATCCCGCTTTACCAGAAAGGGATGAAACGGAAAATCCCCGGCTTCGAGCGCGTGGAAGTTCCCTACGAGGGGGATACGCTCGCCGCCTGGTGGGTTCCGCCTGCGAATCCGACGGGCAACGACCCGGCCGTCGTCTTTTTCGACGGCCTGGACGCCTCGAAGGAGTTCACGGTTCTCTGGGGCGGATTTTTTCTGCGGGAGCGGAATATCGGTTTGCTTTGCGTGGATGGCCCCGGCCAGGGCGAGACTTTGCGCCTGAAGAAAATTCCCAGCCGCCCGGACTATGAAGTGGCCGGTTCGGCGGCTTTCGACTATCTTGCCGCCCGCGGGGGAGTGGACAACTCCCGGATCGGCCTCATGGCGATGAGCATGGGCGGCTACTATGCCCCCCGCATCGCCGCCTTCGAGCACCGATATGCCGCCTGCCTTACCTGGGGGGCGCATTTCGATTATCACGAAATTTGGGTCCACCGCCGGAAGGTGCTTGAATCGGGAGGGTCGGTTTCCTCATCCGCCATCTGGCAGCTTCCCTGGGTATTGGGGACGCCCGACATGGACAGCGCCATGGAGAAGTGCAAGGGCTACACCCTGGCCGGGGTGGCCGAAAAGATTCGGATGCCCATCTGCATCACCCATGGACAGGACGACAACATCGTTCCCGTCGAGATGGCGCATCGGCTGTTTGCGGCCTGCGGTTCGAAGGAAAAGGAGCTCAAGATATTCACCGTAGAGGACGGTGGGAGCCAGCACTGCTGCTTCGACAATCTCCATATGTGCGGCAACTGGATTGCCGATTGGTGGATGGACCGTTTCGGGGCGCAAGGAAGGCAATGA